In Candidatus Moanabacter tarae, the genomic stretch ATATTTTCAGCCGCATCATTTTTGGATCACGCATAAGTCTGTCGATCGGACTTGTTTCTATCTTTTTCACCTTCGTCTTGGGAGTCTCGATGGGAGGAATCTCTGGCTATTGGGGAGGGAATGTGGATGTCATAATTCAACGACTTATTGAGGTTCTGAATTCTTTTCCCCATCTACCTCTCTGGTTGGCTCTTGGGGCCATTCTCCCCGCTGAATGGAGCTCCCTTAAAATGTATTTTAGCATTACCCTTATTTTCAGCTTACTGAACTGGACAGGCTTGGCGCGCATAGTTCGGGGAAAAATTTTATCTTTACGCGAGGAAGACTATGCTGTGGCCGCTCGTCTTCTTGGGGCGAATGATATTCGCATCCTCTTTCGCCATCTTATTCCCGGATTCACGAGTCATATCATCGTCGCGCTTACTCTAAGTGTTCCGGTTATGATTTTGGCCGAAACTTCGCTCAGTTTTCTTGGTTTGGGCTTACGTCCTCCAATTGTCAGTTGGGGAGTGATGCTACAAGACTGTCTCGATCTTCAGGTTGTTGCCAACTACCCGTGGCTCTTGATTCCTATCTATTTTGTCGTCATGGCGGTGCTCGCTTTCAACTTTATAGGGGACGGGTTGCGGGATGCTTCCGATCCTTACAGCGCAAATTAGAATTAGATAGCCTCTGGATTGTACTACCAGAACTTTGGGACTTCCTCCTCCACCTTTGTCATCATTTCGAGCAGCGCGGGTCTTCCTTCTGCGTTGGCGGAAATTCCTCGGAGAATCGCCTTACCTATCTGATCAGGTGTTGCAACCCTTTCTGCGTAAGCGCCCAACCCTTCTGCCACTTTGGTATAATCGCCTCCGAGTTTATTGCTGCCCCAATGCTTGCTGGCAAAAGACATGTGATGATCGTAATGGGTCATCACCCCGTTGTTCAGCACAATCGTTAAGATAGGAATTTTCGACCTCACAGCCGTTTCAACATCCATCCCGGCCATGCCGAATGCGGCGTCTCCCATGACATTAACAACGTGCTTCTCAGGTGCTGCAAGCTTCGCTCCCATAGCTAGGCCAAGGCCGTATCCCAGTTGGGTTGATTTTCCCCAACCAATATATCCTCTTGGAGTTTCGGTCTGCCAAAAGGGAACAAGCTGATCACGGGGATAACCAGAATCGTGGGTGATAATTGTATTTGCCACACCAATCGTTTTTGCCAGCTCTGAGAATACTCGATAGGGGCTTATTGGAACCTCGTCCGAATTCAACCTGGGACTCCATTCTTGCATGAAAACTGCTTTGACTTTACCTATTTCATCGGCAGTGCCTAAAATATCCTCTCGCCCTTGTGTCCCCAACTGTCGTTTCACTTCGTCTATGACTTGCCGAATCACGATTCGGGCGTCGCCAATCGCCCCGTAGTCGATCGTATAGGCCTTGTTCACATCTTCAGAACAGTTAGTAATCTGTGCAAGAGGCACATCGTTTGGTAATGGAGCATTAAAGGTGGAAATCGAAAAGCTGGATCCAATTCCAAGGACAAAGTCGGTTTTTTTTATAAAATGGTCTACCATCAGCGTACCCGTGTGTCCCCCAGTACCCAGCGCCAGCCGGTGGTTTTCGGGGAATGCACTTTTGCCTGCCAGAGTGGTCATCACTGGAATATGGATAAGTTCAGCTAGTTCTAAAAGTTCTTCAGACGCTTCTGCCCAGAGAACACCTTGTCCCACATATGCAATCGGACATGAGGCTTTCAGGAGCTTGCTAACAAGTTCCCGTACATCTGATGGATCGGCTCCTGACTTGTACGGTTTTCCCGGCCGGTAGTCTATGGTCTTACTCGGAAACTCCTCTGGGCCTACATCGCTCGGAATCTCTAATAAGACTGGACCTGGTCTCCCATGTTTGAGCTGACTATAGGCACGGCGCATTAGCTCAGGAATTCGACTAACCAGGTTGATTTCGGCAGTCCATTTGGTCACGCCTCTATAGTTTTCAACTGATTCAAAATTAGGATGTACTTGAGTGCGATCCCGTGATTGTCCACCAGGGAGGAGCAGAATTGGAATGGAATCGGCAAAAGCCTGAGCCACTCCACCATAGGCGTTTTCCGCCCCCGGTCCCGTTTGCATTGTAAAAACGCCAATTCTCTTACCGTTGCTAACACGGCTAAAACCGTCCGCCATGTTCACTCCAGTACGTTCGGTTCGACTTAATATTGGTCTGATACCTTCTATAGCCGCTGCGTCAATTAGTGGTTGGTGTGGGAAAGCTCCAATCCATTCCACACCCTCCTTCTTAAGGATTTTTGCTATAGTTTGATCTCCATTCATGGCAATTACCCTTTTCAGGGATGCTCCTTCCACAGTAATTTAATAGTTCATTTTTGTCCAATTACTCTTTGTAAGAAACGGACTAAGTCTTTGGGATATCTTTAAAGTTTGGCAGGACAACTCTTCCGAATCACCCTTCATCCTTTTTTGCTGTATAATGTTCAACGAATAAACCGACAGGCATTGATTTGATTGTCAAAATGAAATCCTATCAGATGGAATGTTCGGTGGCGGGTGAATTTCATTCCTAAAGTCTTTTATCCTTTTCTTTATATTAAGAATTGACACACAATTGGTCGTTTTAACGAACTTTTTCCGCCTGAATGACTTCTGTTGGTATCGTGGCGAATCCGGCATCGGGAACGGATATTCGGCGTCTTGTGGCGCACGGCACCCCTTTGGATAACGGAGAGAAAGCAAACATTGTCCGCCGGGTGCTTCTCGGTCTCGAGTCGGTAGGTGTAGAGCAGGCATGGATTATGCCTGAATTTTAT encodes the following:
- the oppC_2 gene encoding Oligopeptide transport system permease protein OppC, with the translated sequence MTAAESSSNAREEGGLSQWQLIGLRFHRHRMAVWFLYILLFLYVLVSVAEFVSPYSKSRRNVQYSYAPPQVPRFSFTHGFYVYEQVQKTNKVTLARYYEVNHEVRIPLGFFVRGEPYRLFGLIPSESHFFGIQEEVFKRKYPDRAVPDFHFFGSDQFGRDIFSRIIFGSRISLSIGLVSIFFTFVLGVSMGGISGYWGGNVDVIIQRLIEVLNSFPHLPLWLALGAILPAEWSSLKMYFSITLIFSLLNWTGLARIVRGKILSLREEDYAVAARLLGANDIRILFRHLIPGFTSHIIVALTLSVPVMILAETSLSFLGLGLRPPIVSWGVMLQDCLDLQVVANYPWLLIPIYFVVMAVLAFNFIGDGLRDASDPYSAN
- the ilvI_1 gene encoding Acetolactate synthase isozyme 3 large subunit, translated to MNGDQTIAKILKKEGVEWIGAFPHQPLIDAAAIEGIRPILSRTERTGVNMADGFSRVSNGKRIGVFTMQTGPGAENAYGGVAQAFADSIPILLLPGGQSRDRTQVHPNFESVENYRGVTKWTAEINLVSRIPELMRRAYSQLKHGRPGPVLLEIPSDVGPEEFPSKTIDYRPGKPYKSGADPSDVRELVSKLLKASCPIAYVGQGVLWAEASEELLELAELIHIPVMTTLAGKSAFPENHRLALGTGGHTGTLMVDHFIKKTDFVLGIGSSFSISTFNAPLPNDVPLAQITNCSEDVNKAYTIDYGAIGDARIVIRQVIDEVKRQLGTQGREDILGTADEIGKVKAVFMQEWSPRLNSDEVPISPYRVFSELAKTIGVANTIITHDSGYPRDQLVPFWQTETPRGYIGWGKSTQLGYGLGLAMGAKLAAPEKHVVNVMGDAAFGMAGMDVETAVRSKIPILTIVLNNGVMTHYDHHMSFASKHWGSNKLGGDYTKVAEGLGAYAERVATPDQIGKAILRGISANAEGRPALLEMMTKVEEEVPKFW